One segment of Fusarium oxysporum f. sp. lycopersici 4287 chromosome 7, whole genome shotgun sequence DNA contains the following:
- a CDS encoding hypothetical protein (At least one base has a quality score < 10): MHEIFLTALIEDKDFTSACAVLGGLTNMDPWESIQRVLYFQGPQRPMAPMDLDATQGILRWTDFPDPPRGQPLLTQRKKVELWDQKKLPSIMRDNTTQVYRFYRDDIEFCLTRHYFLQPLEHYTPMETKQQATIPMGSLPPWESLTPVDQQKRWFLQVKAHVVQDNKPDEIRKAQDQLLAVRRELDGVFEFRGIDRKVHDTRVMQQMQGVQQLPQKFTVGK, encoded by the exons ATGCACGAGATCTTCCTCACAGCCCTCATCGAGGACAAAGACTTCACCTCGGCATGTGCCGTCCTAGGCGGTCTCACGAACATGGACCCATGGGAATCAATTCAGCGCGTTCTCTACTTTCAAGGTCCCCAGCGTCCCATGG CGCCGATGGATCTTGATGCGACACAGGGTATCTTGAGGTGGACGGATTTTCCTGATCCGCCGCGTGGACAGCCTTTGCTTACCCAGCGCAAGAAGGTTGAGCTTTGGGATCAGAAGAAATTACCTTCAATCATGCGCGACAACACCACAC AGGTCTACCGCTTCTACAGAGATGACATCGAGTTCTGTCTAACACGCCACTACTTCCTCCAACCTCTAGAACACTACACCCCCATGGAAACAAAACAGCAAGCAACCATCCCAATGGGCAGTCTACCGCCTTGGGAGTCTCTCACTCCAGTGGATCAGCAGAAACGATGGTTTCTCCAGGTCAAGGCACATGTTGTCCAGGATAACAAACCGGACGAGATTCGCAAGGCTCAAGATCAACTACTAGCTGTGCGAAGAGAGCTTGATGGAGTTTTCGAGTTCCGGGGTATTGATCGCAAGGTTCACGATACCAGGGTTATGCAACAGATGCAGGGGGTTCAGCAGTTGCCGCAGAAGTTTACGGTTGGGAAGTAG
- a CDS encoding hypothetical protein (At least one base has a quality score < 10) yields the protein MSGMEGLSIVANVIAVVDLSLKVISWCSKYAQDVKDSSDGRARLLQAAITLHYESGKAHDLLSSKRGNKLKASQKLAQAMGSSEVQLRELETLLSDKASCSSLRWPLRKEKVESAIRNIENAIRTLLEVLQIDTTRVILDIDDRTEAGQRRAAIDQLPYVSDAAWDSHAEEHNATCLKNTRMDILQDINDWVEDTADQAKTVFWLNGMAGTGKSTISRTIARSLFETKRLGASFFFKRGETNRGSISRFVPTIARQLVANQPVLEPYIHEAVLHEPSITSKAVRVQFERLIMEPLSRCPNDFHTDTPIAIIVDALDECESDADIYLIINLLSSTRKIQRPRPRIFVTSRPDLPIRLGFNDVQGTYQDLILHEIPAQVIEHDITIFLEHETEQIKRRWNHSVAEIRRLATDCPGNECIRLLTRRAAPLFIVAATECRFIADRRHGSPEEQLHRLLNSSADSTSSQMDRTYGSVLSQLLGSNCSKRKKEAIIHEVKRIVGTIINLASPLSSSALSRLVKIDQKTIDTRLDFLHSVLSVPSSSEAPIRMLHASFRDYLMDLDAKGNPFWIDGIISAQAILRDCFRVMGSLKADICHLGFPGTPRTTLKAEFIDACIPLEVQYACIYWIHHQVVAGVGHGDVKRIFEFLEEHLLHWIEALNLLGRAYQITGLIRNLRSILDIKSESDKQLIAFLDDAIRFVDTDMETINLTPLQIYSSVLAFAPTNSVVQKTFSADTPGWMEIVTGRRSDWDPRLRSFHNYSHQNEHVKLSHSTMFSPDSKLLCSTFGESLRIWSCDTGECIEDLKTDEDPLMAVSPNGRYLAATTTNAKYRIRLLSLESVGHLSELAQDKALGALAFSKDSALLWTCSIDGEVKVWDVETRKCVRELKYPENWAQTIRYPIKMDKDPSWIDEGQLTFSMNYKPVLLLSEGETHAHILFLESGEENLSFDIEISCSD from the exons ATGTCTGGAATGGAAGGCCTGAGCATCGTTGCAAACGTTATTGCCGTGGTTGACCTGtctctcaaagtcatctCGTGGTGCTCCAAGTACGCTCAAGACGTGAAAGACTCCAGCGACGGCCGCGCCCGGCTCCTGCAGGCAGCTATCACCTTGCATTATGAGTCCGGAAAAGCCCACGACCTTCTCTCTAGCAAAAGAGGCAATAAACTGAAAGCATCTCAGAAGCTTGCCCAGGCTATGGGAAGCAGTGAGGTTCAGTTACGCGAGCTCGAAACTCTACTCTCGGATAAAGCCAGCTGCTCAAGTCTTAGGTGGCCGCTACGCAAGGAAAAGGTCGAGAGTGCTATTAGAAACATCGAGAATGCAATAAGGACCCTATTAGAAGTCCTTCAGATTGATACGAC AAGAGTTATTCTTGACATCGACGATAGGACGGAAGCTGGTCAGCGAAGGGCAGCAATAGACCAGTTGCCATACGTTAGTGATGCGGCCTGGGACTCACATGCTGAGGAACATAACGCAACTTGTCTGAAGAACACCCGGATGGATATTCTACAAGATATTAATGACTGGGTCGAAGATACAGCCGATCAGGCGAAAACGGTGTTCTGGCTGAATGGAATGGCGGGAACTGGAAAGTCCACCATTTCACGTACGATTGCTCGCTCTCTATTCGAGACCAAGAGACTCGGTGCAtcgttcttcttcaagcGTGGAGAGACTAACAGAGGGAGCATCTCCAGATTCGTCCCGACAATCGCGCGTCAGCTTGTGGCGAATCAACCAGTCCTCGAGCCTTATATCCATGAGGCAGTCCTCCACGAGCCATCTATTACTAGCAAAGCCGTCAGAGTTCAATTTGAAAGACTCATTATGGAACCTCTTTCTCGATGTCCAAACGATTTCCACACAGACACCCCAATCGCTATCATCGTGGATGCACTGGATGAATGCGAGTCGGATGCtgatatttatcttattatcaACCTATTGTCTAGCACACGAAAGATCCAAAGGCCAAGGCCACGGATATTTGTGACGAGCCGCCCAGACCTCCCCATCCGTTTGGGTTTCAATGATGTACAGGGGACTTATCAAGATCTTATCCTTCACGAGATACCTGCTCAAGTGATAGAACACGATATAACAATATTCTTGGAGCACGAAACAGAGCAGATTAAAAGACGATGGAACCATTCAGTTGCTGAGATACGAAGATTGGCAACCGACTGTCCTGGAAACGAATGCATTCGGCTACTCACAAGAAGGGCAGCACCCCTTTTCATTGTGGCTGCGACCGAATGCCGCTTCATAGCCGATCGAAGGCACGGTAGCCCCGAGGAGCAGCTGCATAGGCTCCTGAATTCGTCAGCTGATAGCACCTCATCTCAAATGGACCGTACTTACGGATCAGTTCTAAGTCAGCTGCTTGGTTCAAATTGTTCCAAGCGCAAGAAGGAAGCGATCATTCACGAGGTCAAACGAATAGTCGGTACAATCATTAACCTCGCTAGCCCACTATCATCATCCGCACTTTCGAGGCTTGTGAAAATCGACCAGAAAACCATTGACACTAGACTGGATTTTCTCCATTCGGTACTTAGCGTCCCTTCCTCTTCAGAAGCACCTATTCGGATGCTTCATGCGTCCTTTCGTGACTATCTAATGGACTTAGACGCCAAAGGAAACCCGTTCTGGATCGATGGGATTATCTCGGCACAAGCAATACTAAGGGACTGCTTCCGGGTAATGGGAAGTCTTAAAGCCGATATTTGTCATTTGGGGTTTCCTGGAACGCCCCGTACAACCTTGAAAGCCGAGTTCATCGACGCATGTATACCTCTTGAGGTTCAATATGCATGCATATACTGGATACACCACCAAGTGGTGGCAGGAGTTGGCCATGGTGATGTCAAACGAATATTCGAATTTCTGGAAGAGCATCTCTTGCACTGGATTGAAGCTTTGAACCTGCTTGGGAGAGCATATCAAATAACTGGGCTCATTAGAAATCTGAGATCTATCCTGGATATCAAG TCCGAAAGTGACAAGCAGTTGATCGCCTTCCTTGACGATGCGATTAGATTCGTTGACACGGATATGGAGACCATCAACTTGACACCTCTGCAAATATATTCCTCGGTCTTAGCATTTGCACCCACGAACAGTGTTGTCCAAAAGACATTTAGCGCAGATACCCCGGGATGGATGGAAATTGTGACAGGCAGAAGATCCGACTGGGATCCGCGTCTACGTTCATTCCACAACTATAGCCACCAGAATGAGCACGTCAAACTCAGCCATTCTACCATGTTTTCTCCAGACTCTAAACTTTTGTGTTCCACGTTTGGGGAAAGCTTGAGGATTTGGAGCTGTGATACAGGCGAATGCATCGAGGATCTCAAAACAGACGAAGACCCCCTGATGGCCGTTTCTCCGAATGGAAGATATCTAGCAGCGACTACAACAAATGCGAAATATCGAATACGTCTCCTGTCCCTGGAGTCGGTGGGACATCTTTCTGAGTTGGCACAGGACAAAGCTTTGGgtgccttggccttctcgaaAGATTCTGCGCTCCTGTGGACGTGCTCGATCGATGGAGAGGTGAAAGTCTGGGATGTGGAAACGAGAAAGTGTGTGAGAGAGCTCAAATATCCCGAGAACTGGGCGCAAACGATCAGATACCCTATCAAAATGGACAAAGACCCTTCATGGATTGACGAGGGTCAACTAACCTTTTCGATGAACTACAAACCAGTTTTGCTACTTTCAGAAGGAGAGACTCATGCGCACATTCTGTTTCTTGAAAGTGGTGAAGAAAACCTATCTTTTGATATAGAAATATCTTGCAGTGAT TAA
- a CDS encoding hypothetical protein (At least one base has a quality score < 10), giving the protein MAGGVKKPVNIFKLKDLGEPAGAFNWRLWFAVVSFALLGAARGIDEGLISGSFNSKDFQETIHYDSYSSVEQANIKANVSAMVQIGSVGGALIAFLICDRIGRIWATRVLCTLWAVGIVIFMIGGVNGNLGAIYAGRFICGLGVGQTPVVGPVYIAEIAPAAVRGLCSCMFTGAVYIGIVLAYFTNYGCHLNLPDDSHNQWLVPTSLHIMMSGIIFILSFFQSESPRYLVKEGRPDEAARVLGRLRQQPADGEYIVHQITEIQAALDHELEATKGVGFLGKVKELILVPSNLYRLYMSSMVQVLSQWSGAGSITLYAPDLFKIMGIVGKAGRSSRHRCLRLSVKLHSRLVTLAALLLSSIVIRPKSALLLIRYYSFRSLAMIYVAAFPHQDSPARCRRGLCSPPRATRVLLAAPLP; this is encoded by the exons atggctggagGCGTCAAGAAACccgtcaacatcttcaagctgaaGGACCTGGGCGAACCAGCGGGCGCTTTCAACTGGCGTCTTTGGTTTGCCGTTGTGTCGTTTGCTCTGCTCGGTGCTGCGCGAGGTATTGACGAGGGTCTCATTTCTGGATCGTTCAACAGCAAGGACTTCCAGGAGACTATTCATTATGATTCTTATTCTTCCGTTGAGCAGGCTAATATCAAGGCCAATGTCTCTGCTATGGTTCAAATCGGTTCTGTTGGTGGTGCTCTGAT TGCTTTCTTGATCTGTGATCGTATTGGTCGTATCTGGGCTACTCGTGTTCTTTGCACACTTTGGGCTGTTGGTATTGTTATCTTCATGATCGGTGGTGTCAACGGAAACCTTGGTGCTATCTATGCTGGTCGCTTCATCTGTGGTCTTGGTGTCGGTCAGACTCCTGTCGTTGGACCTGTCTACATCGCTGAGATTGCCCCCGCTGCTGTTCGAGGTCTCTGCTCTTGCATGTTCACT GGTGCTGTCTACATCGGTATCGTTCTCGCTTACTTCACAAATTACGGCTGCCATCTCAACCTCCCCGACGACTCTCACAACCAATGGCTCGTCCCCACCAGTCTTCACATCATGATGTCcggcatcatcttcatcctcagcttcttccagtcCGAGTCTCCCCGCTATCTCGTCAAGGAAGGCCGCCCCGACGAAGCCGCCCGTGTGCTTGGCCGTCTCCGACAGCAGCCCGCTGACGGAGAGTACATCGTCCACCAGATCACCGAGATCCAGGCTGCTCTTGACCATGAGCTCGAGGCTACCAAGGGTGTTGGCTTCcttggcaaggtcaaggagttGATCCTTGTTCCTAGCAACTTGTACCGTCTCTACATGTCCTCTATGGTTCAGGTCCTCTCTCAGTGGTCCGGCGCTGGTTCCATCACCCTTTATGCTCCCGATCTGTTCAAGATCATGGGCATTGTTGGCAAAGCAGGAAGGTCTTCTCGTCACCGCTGTCTTCGGTTATCGGTCAAGCTTCATTCGCGGCTTGTTACTCTTGCGGCTCTCTTGCTCTCGTCGATAGTCATCAGGCCGAAAAGCGCGCTTCTTCTCATTCGGTATTACTCTTTCAGATCATTGGCCATGATCTACGTCGCTGCCTTCCCTCACCAAGATTCCCCAGCTCGGTGTCGTCGAGGACTTTGTTCTCCCCCGAGAGCGACAAGGGTGCTTCTCGCGGCGCCATTGCCATGA